One segment of Streptosporangium brasiliense DNA contains the following:
- a CDS encoding Tm-1-like ATP-binding domain-containing protein, with the protein MPTICLVGTLDTKGQEYAWLRERLRGLGCEVVLVDAGVGRAQVTADIGNDRVARAAGAEAGALRAAGDRGAAVAAMGEGAAAILAELYGEGRLDGVLAVGGSGGSSIAARAVRDLPIGLPKVIVSTMASGDVAPYVGAKDVTLMYSVVDIAGVNRLSRRVLGNAAAAVAGMASAEVPAGGDDRPLVAASMFGVTTPAVDAARERLEELGYEVLVFHATGSGGRALEGLAASGLLAGVLDLTTTELADDLVGGVLSAGPERLTAAGAAGVPQVVAPGALDMVNFGPRDTVPERFEGRTLYVHNPTVTLMRTTAEEMGELGRRVAGKLRGATGPVTLFLPRGGVSALDAPGGAFHDPKADEACFEALTDGLRGTAVETEELDLHVNDPGFGRAAADRLHQMITSGGTR; encoded by the coding sequence ATGCCGACGATCTGCCTGGTAGGGACGCTGGACACGAAGGGACAGGAGTACGCCTGGCTCCGTGAGCGCCTGCGCGGGCTCGGCTGCGAGGTCGTCCTGGTCGACGCCGGGGTCGGCCGGGCGCAGGTGACCGCCGACATCGGCAACGACCGGGTGGCCCGGGCCGCCGGGGCCGAGGCCGGGGCGCTGCGCGCGGCGGGGGACCGGGGCGCCGCCGTCGCCGCGATGGGCGAGGGCGCCGCGGCGATCCTGGCCGAGCTGTACGGCGAGGGCCGGCTCGACGGCGTGCTCGCGGTCGGCGGCAGCGGCGGATCCTCGATCGCGGCCCGGGCCGTACGCGATCTGCCGATCGGCCTGCCGAAGGTCATCGTGTCGACCATGGCCTCCGGTGACGTGGCCCCCTACGTGGGCGCCAAGGACGTGACACTGATGTACAGCGTCGTCGACATCGCCGGCGTCAACCGGCTCTCCAGGCGCGTCCTCGGTAACGCGGCCGCCGCCGTGGCCGGCATGGCGAGCGCCGAGGTCCCGGCCGGCGGCGACGACCGCCCGCTCGTCGCCGCGTCCATGTTCGGCGTGACCACGCCCGCGGTGGACGCGGCCCGGGAGCGCCTGGAGGAGCTCGGCTACGAGGTGCTCGTCTTCCACGCGACCGGGTCCGGCGGGCGGGCGCTGGAAGGGCTCGCCGCGAGCGGGCTGCTGGCGGGCGTGCTCGACCTCACCACCACCGAGCTGGCCGACGACCTGGTCGGCGGCGTGCTGTCGGCCGGTCCGGAGCGGCTGACCGCGGCCGGTGCGGCGGGCGTGCCCCAGGTGGTCGCCCCCGGCGCGCTGGACATGGTCAACTTCGGCCCCCGGGACACGGTGCCCGAGCGCTTCGAGGGGCGCACGCTCTACGTGCACAACCCGACCGTGACGCTGATGCGGACCACCGCCGAGGAGATGGGCGAGCTCGGCCGCCGGGTGGCCGGGAAGCTGCGCGGCGCCACCGGCCCGGTGACGCTGTTCCTCCCGCGCGGCGGGGTCTCCGCCCTCGACGCCCCGGGCGGCGCCTTCCACGACCCCAAGGCGGACGAGGCCTGCTTCGAGGCCCTGACGGACGGCCTGCGCGGCACGGCCGTCGAAACAGAGGAGCTCGACCTGCACGTCAACGACCCCGGGTTCGGCCGCGCGGCGGCCGACCGGCTACACCAGATGATCACTTCGGGAGGGACGCGGTGA
- a CDS encoding phosphoenolpyruvate hydrolase family protein, with product MNRGDILARLRRTVAEGRPVIGAGAGTGLSAKCAEAGGVDMIIIYNSGRYRMAGRGSLAGLLPYGDANQIVVEMAAEVLPVVRDTPVLAGVCGTDPFRLMPRFLDQLAAMGFAGVQNFPTVGLYDGVFRQNLEETGMGYDLEVEMVRLARERDLLSAPYVFDEDQARAMAEAGADVLVPHVGLTTKGSIGAGTALSLDEAVERVQAMRDAAVAVRPDILVLCHGGPIAEPEDAACVLSRTEGVVGFFGASSVERLPTERAVTEQVRAFKSMKF from the coding sequence GTGAACCGCGGAGACATCCTCGCCCGACTCCGCCGGACCGTCGCCGAGGGCCGCCCGGTCATCGGGGCGGGCGCGGGCACCGGCCTGTCGGCCAAGTGCGCCGAGGCCGGCGGCGTCGACATGATCATCATCTACAACTCCGGCCGTTACCGGATGGCGGGCCGCGGCTCGCTGGCCGGGCTGCTGCCCTACGGCGACGCCAACCAGATCGTCGTCGAGATGGCGGCGGAGGTGCTCCCCGTCGTCCGGGACACCCCGGTCCTGGCCGGGGTGTGCGGCACCGACCCGTTCCGGCTGATGCCCAGGTTCCTCGACCAGCTTGCCGCCATGGGCTTCGCCGGCGTGCAGAACTTCCCGACCGTGGGCCTGTACGACGGGGTCTTCCGCCAGAACCTGGAGGAGACCGGCATGGGCTACGACCTGGAGGTCGAGATGGTCCGGCTGGCGCGCGAGCGCGACCTGCTGAGCGCGCCCTACGTCTTCGACGAGGACCAGGCGCGCGCCATGGCCGAGGCGGGCGCCGACGTCCTGGTCCCGCATGTCGGGCTGACCACCAAGGGCAGCATCGGCGCGGGGACCGCCCTGAGCCTGGACGAGGCCGTGGAGCGGGTCCAGGCGATGCGCGACGCCGCGGTGGCCGTCCGGCCCGACATTCTCGTGCTCTGCCACGGCGGGCCGATCGCCGAGCCCGAGGACGCGGCCTGCGTGCTGTCGCGCACCGAGGGGGTCGTGGGCTTCTTCGGCGCGTCGTCGGTCGAGCGGCTGCCGACCGAGCGCGCCGTCACCGAGCAGGTCAGGGCCTTCAAGTCGATGAAGTTCTGA
- a CDS encoding cupin domain-containing protein, whose product MHVSPDAVPTMAFDWGAIKWFVTPSTVQGATGTFGEVIINPGQGHARHNHPDAEEIIYVISGEAVQMVDDGEPFPIKEGDTVHIPAGAYHSTFNATWRPLRLIVTYTPGGEEKALEAAPDLRVHGAGSVARWRQA is encoded by the coding sequence ATGCATGTGAGTCCCGACGCGGTTCCCACGATGGCCTTCGACTGGGGGGCGATCAAGTGGTTCGTCACCCCGTCGACCGTCCAGGGGGCGACCGGCACGTTCGGCGAGGTGATAATCAACCCCGGCCAGGGGCACGCCCGGCACAACCACCCCGACGCCGAGGAGATCATCTACGTGATCTCCGGCGAGGCCGTGCAGATGGTCGACGACGGCGAGCCGTTCCCGATCAAGGAGGGCGACACCGTGCACATCCCGGCCGGCGCCTACCACTCGACCTTCAACGCGACCTGGCGTCCGCTGCGCCTCATCGTCACCTACACCCCCGGCGGCGAGGAGAAGGCGCTGGAGGCCGCGCCGGACCTGCGCGTGCACGGGGCCGGCAGCGTGGCGCGGTGGCGCCAGGCCTGA
- a CDS encoding alpha/beta fold hydrolase has product MNTPRVAHRYVDVDGVRVFYRQTGPADAPALLLLHGFPSASHQFRRLMDALGDRYRLIAPDYPGFGLTEAPEDFTYSFDRLADVVEGFVTALGLDRFVMYTFDFGGPVGFRLATRHPEWIAGLIVQNANLYEEGLSDLARGMIANRPGVEGAEANVRQILELPVTRGQYEGGTTDVELVAPDGWILDQHFLDLPGRKEAQVDLALDYHSNVARYPEWQQWLRDHRPPTLIVWGRGDAFFPEAGARAYLRDLPEAELHLFDTGHFALEENLPEIAPLIADFVDGLRKDAPMKIAVIGAAGNLAGAVAREAAARGHLITALGRDTMDVTDPASVKDAVAGHDAVVAGIKGPDRLVPRGAQALLEGLPLAGVNRLMFIGGGGSLEYAPGQRYVDSPNFPPEYLETARDQTEALEILRGAETPVEWSYVSPPPMHLVPGEKTGVYRAEAGDTPITDENGESRISVGDYACAIVDALEKGSFVRERFTTAY; this is encoded by the coding sequence ATGAACACCCCTCGTGTGGCACACCGGTATGTGGACGTCGACGGAGTCCGTGTCTTCTACCGGCAGACCGGCCCGGCGGACGCGCCCGCGCTCCTCCTCCTGCACGGCTTCCCCTCGGCCTCGCACCAGTTCCGGCGGCTGATGGACGCCCTCGGCGACCGGTACCGGCTGATCGCCCCCGACTACCCGGGTTTCGGGCTCACCGAGGCCCCGGAGGACTTCACCTACTCCTTCGACCGGCTGGCCGACGTCGTCGAGGGCTTCGTGACGGCGCTGGGGCTGGACAGGTTCGTGATGTACACCTTCGACTTCGGCGGCCCCGTCGGTTTCCGGCTGGCCACCAGGCACCCCGAGTGGATCGCCGGGCTGATCGTCCAGAACGCCAACCTCTACGAGGAGGGCCTGTCGGACCTCGCCCGGGGCATGATCGCCAACCGGCCCGGCGTCGAGGGGGCCGAGGCCAACGTCAGGCAGATCCTCGAACTGCCGGTCACCCGGGGCCAGTACGAGGGCGGCACCACCGACGTCGAGCTCGTCGCCCCCGACGGCTGGATCCTCGACCAGCACTTCCTGGACCTTCCGGGCCGGAAGGAGGCCCAGGTCGACCTGGCCCTCGACTACCACTCCAACGTGGCCCGCTACCCCGAGTGGCAGCAGTGGCTGCGCGACCACCGGCCGCCCACTCTCATCGTGTGGGGCCGGGGCGACGCCTTCTTCCCGGAGGCCGGCGCCCGCGCCTACCTCCGGGACCTGCCGGAGGCGGAGCTCCACCTCTTCGACACCGGTCACTTCGCCCTCGAGGAGAACCTCCCCGAGATCGCCCCCCTCATCGCCGACTTCGTCGACGGCCTCCGGAAGGACGCTCCCATGAAGATCGCAGTCATCGGTGCCGCCGGAAACCTCGCCGGCGCCGTCGCCCGGGAGGCCGCCGCCCGGGGTCACCTGATCACCGCGCTGGGCAGGGACACCATGGACGTCACCGACCCCGCCTCGGTCAAGGACGCGGTCGCCGGGCATGACGCCGTGGTGGCCGGGATCAAGGGCCCGGACCGGCTGGTGCCCCGGGGCGCCCAGGCGCTGCTCGAAGGGCTCCCGCTCGCCGGGGTGAACCGCCTGATGTTCATCGGCGGCGGCGGGAGCCTGGAGTACGCCCCCGGGCAGCGCTACGTGGACTCCCCGAACTTCCCGCCGGAGTATCTGGAGACCGCCCGCGACCAGACCGAGGCGCTGGAGATCCTCCGCGGGGCGGAGACCCCGGTCGAGTGGTCCTACGTCAGCCCGCCGCCGATGCACCTGGTACCGGGCGAGAAGACCGGCGTCTACCGGGCCGAGGCCGGCGACACCCCCATCACCGACGAGAACGGGGAGAGCCGCATCTCCGTCGGCGACTACGCCTGCGCGATCGTCGACGCCCTGGAGAAGGGCTCCTTCGTCCGCGAGCGCTTCACCACCGCCTACTGA